Below is a genomic region from Miscanthus floridulus cultivar M001 chromosome 1, ASM1932011v1, whole genome shotgun sequence.
GTTGCGATGTAGTTGAAACTGTGCTAGAATTGGACTGATTCTAGGTACATTTGTCAAACGTGTATAGCATACATCCTGACTGATTCTAGGTACATTTGTCAAACTTGTATAGCGTACATCCTGTATTGTTGGTTTCTCATTCGGAGCGCATGTGCAATATTGTAGGTTGAGATGTTATTTGTTGGCCATACATGTAGGGTACAACATCTTCTGTTTTAGTCTGGCTCTGTCTGGATGGCTCTGGATCATCTATGTTCTGGTTGAGTCAACACAAGGAGATTATCAGTTATTTGTATTAGTTAACTCTCATTTAGCTTTGAGTGGTTGTACAGTTTGGTCAGGTTTTGCATTTAGAGATGCTGGAGTTCAGCTTATTCACTAAGAGATGTTTTATGTCGTTTATTGGTAGCATATAGACTTGAATACCATGTAATACATCATCTTTTGGACCGTGTGCTTTGGGTGACAAGCTAAGCAAGTAGTTGATGTCTTTTTAATGTGTTAATACTTAATACTGTAGGATTTGGTGGAGTTGTGTTCCTTTTTTTTTGAACGTTAAATACAGCAGGTGAGACCCCCACTGTAAGGATTTTATTATTAGAAAAAACAAAACACAAAGAACAACACCATTACACCACTATAAGTAGTTGTCTTCCTTTCCTTTTTATCTTTCTTTCCATAGCTTCTGTTTGTTTGGAAAAATCATTTTATTTAGAATGGATGTAGCCAGCTCTGATCCTGACATGTAATCTATTTTTGTGCTGTTGCCTTTGTATAGCTTATTAACTTCCTAAAACTCAACACATGCTTATCGCATTTGCTTTTGTCTGTTAGTCTGTATGGTGTTGCTTTGTGGTTTCCCTTGGAGAAATGATACCGCGTCTAGACTAGCTTATGCTCTTGCGTAGCCATCATAACTTTTACATATATGCAATATGCACAATCTTTTCTtcttagcctaccccaacttgtttgggacttaaaggctttgttgttgttgttgttgttgtgcacAATCTTTTCTTCTATTCCTGGCATGTATATGTACTTATTTACTTTGTATGTAAAAGGGTCGGCCTGGATGCTGAGATCCTGTATCACTAGAATCCAAATTCTTGAGATGGGTAGGAAGTGGACAACAAGAGGAGGAAATGGCCTGGGTCAGAACATGAAAAGAATCCAGCGGAGAATGATATTCAGGTTGCACCACCTGATTGAAATTGTTCTTCCCTGCAGTACCAAGAAATGATCACTCTGCTGTATCTGTTCACTTCCTAGTTCATCCCTTGTTGGCTGGCCACCTCACTAGCGGACCGAAGCATCCAAGCAACCTTTGAAATTTCCTACTCTTGCTGTATTACTGACATATTATGCATGTTTGTGTTGCAGATGCTTGTTCCAACAGAAAGGCAATAGTAACTTCCCTCCATTGGGTGCTCTTATATTCCAGGAAATCGCTACTGGTTCCACTAGTTGAAAGTTTCAAGCTATATGCATCTACACATGACATGGGTTCTCGAGGAAGGATGTTATTTGACCTTAACGAGCTCCCAGCAGAAGTTGAAGAAGTTGCTTCTGTCGTACCAAAAGAATCTGCTGCTGTCGTACCACAAGAAGCCACTGTTATCGCATCACAAGAAGCTGCTGTTGTCGTGTCACAACCTCAGAAATCCCTTCCTGCTCCGACTACGTATGGCCCAACATTGTTTCAGCCAGGGGAAGGATCACAGTCGCAAGGGATATTGAACAATAATGCCTTTAAGCATGCATCCATTGGTTCTGGCTTTCAGCCTTTTGTGAGGAACAACAAAGATTCAAACTATACAAAGGAGCCGATGAAGGTGGAAGATAATCAGAACTCTAGTATAGCATCACCGTCCATGGTGAACAATCAAATCACTGATAGTGCTTATCCGAAGGCTGAGACTTGCAATCAGGTGTCACAAGCCgttgaaagagaagaaggagaatgGTCTGATGCAGATGGCATTTCTGAAAATGCAGGGAGTAGCAACAAAGATGAGTTCACTGGTACTGCAAGCACTCATTTGAAGAAAGAATCCCAAGAGAGCGAGTCCCATCTTATTAAATCTGGTGATGTGACTAAAGATGATACTGCTGCTGAATGTAGTGATGCTGAAATGGTTGATGTATCTAAAGATCTGGTTCATGGTTCCACAGGATCAGAGAACATGCAAAATTCTGAATGTAAAGGAAATCAGCCTGGTGATGATCTAGATCCTTGCAACAGTTCAAAGGATGTTAAAGGAGTGGAAGCCAATTATGCTTTGAGGTTTGCGAGCAACCCTGCAAAGAGACCTAAGTTAAATGAACACAAAGAGGCCATGCTAGGAAAAAAACGAACTAGGCAAACTGTCTTCATCAATGTGGAGGATGCAAAACAAGCTGGTACAATGAAGACATCAACACCCAGGAGGCAGTCATCCTTTCCAGCACCGATTGTTACACGTACTGTGAAGGAAGCTTCTCGTGGTGCTGGTGAAAAGGCTGCAGAAAAACAAAATCAGCAAGCAATCAGGGATCAGAGACAACCTGAAATGATGGGATCAGAACGAAGCAATTCTGCAGATCCTAGTGACCAACACACTGAATCCAATGGTGATGCTGAGTTGGGTACCCAGGGCCGGTCAAAGAAAATGAATACAGACGAGCCAGCCTCAGATGCGTATCAGCAGCCTGTCCAAAGACAAGCTTCATTGAAGCAATCCATGGACTTGAAGCAACAAAAGAGCCGATCATTCTCTTCCCAAAGAACAGTTCTAACAGGACAAAACAATGCTGATCAGAAGCCAGCCAGCAAAAGGTCTATTATTTCCAAAAAGCAAACTTTTGTAAACAATGTACAGTATCAGGACTCTTCTGTTGAGCGACTTATAAGGGAGGTGACAAATGACAAGTTCTGGCACAATCCAGGTTGCTTCTTTGTtgtcaatgtttgatttggttatatatatatgatgtcacCTTCTGGAAAATTTAGAACTTTTCTTTGTGAAATATACATTTTATTTCATGCATGCAAGATTTGTGGAATTTGCTTTGGTCCTGCCTTTTTACAATTACTGCCCCATGTTTTAGTGTCCCTCATTAACAGTTCAACACAAATAGGACCATGACTTGACACAGGGAAATATACTCCTGTAAATCCATTTTAAAATGATATATTGAAAATGTGGCAGCTCCATGTTACTGTTTGCCACTAGCTCTGTACTGAAGATTGTTTACATTTGGTCAAAGTAGAGTTGCATGTGTTTCATTGTTCATGTTATGATGTGGCCATTGCCTATCGGAATGTCCAGTGATATTTTGGTCAATGTGTTCCTCACTAATGATCGCACTTTTGATGTTATCTTGTTCCATTCCAGAAATTGTAAAATCACTCTTGTGTTTGCATGTGTACCTTTGTTGTTGTAATTTGGCATTTAACATATATTTCTTATGTAAACAGAGGAGGCCGAACTTGAGTGTGTTCCTGGAAGCTTTGAATCTGCTGAGGAGTACATTAGAGTTTTTGAGCCTTTGCTTTTTGAGGAATGCAGAGCTCAGCTTTATAGTTCGTATGAGGAGAGTCTTGAGGCTGTGGGAAGGGATGCACATGTAGCAGTGCGAGTAAAAACTGTGGAAAGACGTGAAAGAGGTATGTGGGATTGGTTTGTTGCGCTTTTAGAACACGTATTTGAATATCCAATCACTGCAGTCACCTGACTGTTAATGCATCCAGGATGGTATGATGTTGTCGTTCTACCGATGCATGAATATAAATGGAATTTCAAAGAAGGTGATGTCGCCATTCTGTCATTTCCACGGCCTGGTTCAGGTATATTTTACTGaattttctttgttttttgtttgcaaaaattaTTGTGTTAGTATGTAGCTCTCTAGAACGTTTTTCTTATTTAGCTGTTGGTATTTTCAGCTGCTCAATCAGGCCGATCTAGTAGGAGGGCTATGGGTTCAAATGAGGATGCTGAATCGGAATGTGGACGGCTTGTCGGTACTGTTAGGCGCCATATGCCTATTGATACACGTGATCCTATTGGAGCTATTATCCATTTTTATCTTGGTGATTCATTTGATTCTAACAGGTATGCCAAATTTTGTAATATATGATTGTTCTTGTAGTTGTCATCTCTTCCAAGTTCCATTTTTGCAACCACGTTTATCATGGCCTCTACATTCCCAAAGCATCTGAACCTATGTTTGTTTAGCATATTGTTTATCTTCGGAAAGATCTTATGACTGGTTTGTTGTGTCACTGAAGTTGTTTTATGCGAGATTTATAAATCATAAAATGTGTTTTGGGTACTTGTACATTGAATTGTCCACAAATCAATACTCTTTAAGTTGGATTTCTCTCTAGCTCAGCTTATAATAGGTAAGCTTATTTTGTTTAACTATGCCTAAGGGAAGTAGGGATATCTGTTATTTAGACTTTCCTGTAGAATGCACTAGAAGAAAACATGTAGGGTTATACTTGTTAGAAACTGTAGTTTTGTGTCTCTGAGTAAATAAAATAAGTAACTCTTCTCTAACATACAAGCTTTGTACTGTGTGTTTTTGTTCATATTCTTGGTACACACAATTCTGTTGAATGGTTGAGATTGAAACCGCTGTTCTGCATTTTACTGCAGTTTTCCTAACTCTAGTTTCTTGAGCACAATAGGTCAaggcttgtttatatatgtgtagTCAGGGCCATGAAGCAGCAGCACAGCGAAGCGGGTAGCCACATAGAGTACTGATGTTTTCTTGTGTAGTTTTATTGTAAGATatggttagagcatctccaacagattACTTATATCTATCCCCAATACTAAAAAAATGCAATATAAGGTATTGTGTTGCTCCAACAGATTACTCATCCTATCCCTAATACCTAAAAGTTTTAAGTAGTTACTTAAAATTCACCCCCTCTCCCTCAAACGTAGGAGATCCACCCCTCTCCATTATCCACTTTAAAGGTATTGGTAATCTGTTGggagagaagaagaaaaaggtaCACTACTGATAATAGGAGATCACCTATATAGACTTTTAGGAGATGTGGGATACATaatctgttggagatgctcttagtatcATAATTAAGCAAGCCATTGGCTTATCTGCATTGCTGGGTTGCTGCTGCTCTTAATATGCCTTTTGGGGCTTTCGTACCATCTATTGTTTTCTCATTGCCACAGAAGTAATGGTGCTTCTCAGGTATTGAGTTTGAATGCTTGTGCTCTTAATGTCATGTCCAATGTTTTGCTTCTCTGCTTATTGATCCCATGGCCACAGTTTTGAAGACAGAATAATTCTGTCATTAAAAGTCAGAAAAACGAAAGGCGCATGGCATACTTTGACGCTCATTTGTCCACTGGTGTTCAAGATAATTTGTGAACGATTGCTATAATCAAAGTTTCATAAGAGAATTTGATAAGGAAACTACAGTAGGAGTGTAATGTGTGATTTAAAAGTTTGCAATGTGCTGTAGATGTAAAATGTTTGTAGTGTATCAAAGTTCAAATGTTAATCTTCTTAGTCGATGGTCCTTTGTTGACTACAAACAGGATATTATAGGGCCCAAATTCTACTTGAGAACAGGGCCTCCAATGAGGCCGTACCACCCTGTAGGCTGCGCATCACTTGACCATTGCAGCCTATTTGGATGAATTGAGCTAAAACTGATTTATGAACTGACAAGTCTGTTATAGCTCTTTGGGTAGTGCTTCCCCACTTAATCCTAGCAGCATGTTAGGTGATTAATAAACCCCTTTAGGCCTTGTTTTGATGCAcatgtatccacctcaatccatgtGTGTTGGAGTGAGGTGGATatatgtgcatccaaacaagcccttatgAAGTTCTATCTTCTATGTGCTTGATTGCTAACTATGAAACAACTTCAAATTGCTTTTCTATAGTTGTTTCATTTTGGAACAATATTCATAACTTGTTCTCCATCACTTGCATATTTGTTTGCTAAGTTGTCTCGCTATTCTTGTGTTGTATCCATAGCAGTGAGGCTAATGTTCTGAGGAAACTCCAACCTCGGAGTACATGGTATCTAACTGGACTCGGTTCTCTTGCAACAACACAAAGAGAATATGTTGCTTTGCACGCGTTCCGCCGTCTTAGTGGGCAGGTAATGCTATATTACACCTAACCATTATCTTCCTTTATTACAAACTTATATATCAGTCGATTTTGACAAAAAAATTTCCGTCAGATGCAAAATGCAATACTTAAACCAAGTCCAGAGCATTTCCCGAAGTATCAAGAGCAACCACCTGCCATGCCAGACTGTTTCACCCCAAATTTTGCTGATCATCTCCATCGTAGTTTCAATGGTCCTCAATTGTCGGCAATTCATTGGGCTGCAACACATACAGCTGCTGGCACAAGCAATGGTGTCATAAAGAAACAAGAACCATGGCCTTTCACGTTGGTACAAGGTCCTCCTGGGACAGGGAAAACTCATACTGTGTGGGGGATGCTAAATGTTATCCATCTTGTTCAGTATCAACATTACTATGCCGCTTTGCTCAAGAAGCTTGCTCCTGAAAGTTACAAGCAAGTTAGTGGTAGTACCAGTACCAGCTCGGAGACTGTTGCGGCAGGGTCAATTGATGAACTATTGCAGAGCATGGATCGGAATCTATTTCGCACTCTTCCCAAGCTTTGCCCTAAGCCTCGGATGCTTGTATGTGCCCCATCAAATGCTGCAACAGATGAGCTTCTTGCTCGTGTTCTTGACCGTGGTTTTATAGATGGTGAAATGAAGGTATACCGCCCTGATGTTGCCCGTGTTGGAGTTGATTCACAGTCTCGTGCTGCACAAGCTGTTTCAGTTGAAAGGAGGACAGATCAGCTTTTAATGAAGGGCCGTGATGAAGTAATTGGGTGGCTACATCAGCTAAAAGGCCGTGAGCAGCAGCTATCACAGGAGATTGCCTATTTTCAAAGGGAACTCAATATGGTTGCAGCGGCTGGTAGATCCCAGGGTTCAGTAGGGGTAGATCCTGATGTTCTTGCACAAAGGGATCGTAACCGTGATATTCTGCTACAGAAACTTGCTGCGTCAGTTGAAAGCAGGGATAAAGTATTGGTGGAGATGTCACGGCTGCTGATATTAGAAAGCAGGTTCCGTCCTGGCAGCAACTTCAATATGGAAGATGCTAGGGCAAGTCTGGAAGCCAGTTTTGCCAATGAAGCTGAGATTGTTTTTACAACTGTGTCAAGTAGCGGGCGTAAGTTATTTTCTCGCCTGACTCATGGCTTTGATATGGTTGTTATTGATGAGGCTGCTCAGGCTAGTGAAGTAGGAGTCCTCCCTCCACTGGCTCTTGGTGCAGCTAGATGTGTCCTGGTTGGTGATCCACAGCAGCTCCCTGCTACTGTTATTAGCAAAGCAGCTGGAACTTTGCTTTATAGTAGGAGTCTTTTCGAGAGGTTTCAGCAAGCTGGTTGTCCTACCATTTTGTTGTCAGTGCAATACAGGATGCATCCCCAGATCCGTGAATTTCCATCAAAATACTTCTATCAAGGTCGCCTTACAGATAGTGAGAGTGTTGTTAAATTACCTGATGAAGCCTATTACAGAGATGCACTTATGGCACCTTATATCTTTTACGACATGTCACATGGTCGTGAGTCTCATAGGGGTGGGTCATCTTCATATCAGAATATTCATGAAGCGCAGTTTGCATTGCGTTTGTATGAGCACCTTCAGAAGTTCCTGAAAGCTAATGGTGCCAAGAAGGTTTCTGTTGGTATAATCACACCATATAAGTTGCAGTTGAAATGCCTTCAGCGGGAATTCAAGGATGCTATGAATACTGAGGAAGGGAAGGATATCTACATAAATACAGTTGATGCTTTTCAAGGCCAGGAGCGTGACGTCATTATTATGTCATGTGTCCGTGCTTCAAACCATGGTGTGGGTTTTGTTGCTGATATACGCCGTATGAATGTAGCTCTAACTCGAGCGAGGAGAGCTCTATGGGTATGTCTCTGCCTCTCTACAATATGCATTAAGTGCGTTCTACTGTTGTTCTTCACTGATCTTTTTGATGTATCCCATGTTACTTATAGTCTTTATTGCTTTTCAGGTTGTTGGTAATGCTAATGCTCTCATGCAGTCTGAGGACTGGGCATCACTAATAGCGGATGCGAAGGCCAGGAAATGTTTTATGGACCTGGATAGCATTCCCAAGGACTTCTTACCCATGAAGGTTCCATCTAATACTCCAGGTAGGAATTCTTCCAACAACATCCGAAACATGAGAACTGGTGGTGGACCTAGACCAAGACACTTAGACATGTTCTCAGAACCGAGGGCTGGTATGAACATGAGGCCTGATGAAGATGAGCATCTGAATTCTGTTACAAGAGATGGTAGTTACAGGAATTTGGATGATTTTGGCCGACCTGGTGATCGCCCCAGGGATAATCTGCAGTTTGGAGTTCCCAGGAGGCCAAATTCTTCTAATGGAAGGAGAGAAGTGTAAGGAGTGTGTTGCTATCTACAAACTCTGGTACAGCATGGAACAATGATGAAGAGCTCTGGGACAGTCCAGATTCAGCAAGGTGCAGATGCATGTTCAGAAGATCAGTTGCTTGTGCATTAGATTCCTTGCACCATGTGATGGGGTGGTCACAAGAAAGCATTGATATCAGCAGAGGATGTGTGAATCTACCATGATGTGACCTCCAGTCAGTGGATCGAGATGCTTTCATGGTGGGTGATTAAAGGCTCATGATGTCAGGTTGAAGAAAGTCTGCTGTAGCCTTCAGTGTTATGGAGTTCTCAGGAATTTCTTTCTTAGAACAAGGCTGTCTGCTGTGTTTTGACATTGTGATCCTTGCTTTAGCCAGCTCCATCTTTCCGTAGATATATACATGCATGGGCATTTCCATTTTGAAACATGCCAGGAGAAATCTCACTGGCTCTAGAGCAGGGTAGGTCTCAAGCATTGTTGCCTGATTGCTGCTGCGATCGTTGCATGCTTGATATGTTTGGTAGGATCAGTATGCTAACATAGGCAGGGCTTCTGTACCATATGACATAAGTTCCTTCTGTATACAGGGTCGTGATCTAGAGAGAAGAAAAAGTTCATTATTTCATTCAGCTCATGTTGTTCCCCTTTGTTCTTGTTAACATGTTCTGTGCATATATTGAAAGATGTTACCATGTTTGTAGTAGTGATTTTCCTGATTATCAGTGGCATGATTGTCTGCTTGTATGTTGATCTATGGATTAGTTTTGGCACTTTGCAGCGATAACAATGTTGTCCTGCTGATGCCTTTGTCAGTCATGTATTTAGTTGACCTGTCAGTGTTTCTGCAAATCATTTACTTTTTGTGATTCTAGCATGTCAAAGCTAACAGAAATACTTTAGGTTAGTGATACAGTTATTCTAATTAAGCATATTTTCTGGGATGCATATATATTAGAGAACTGAACGGGAGGAGGTGGTGTTTCAGGATTACAGGCACCCTGAAATCTGAAGTGCCCCTTTGATCATCTCTACTTTGGTGCTGGTGGGTTTCTGGATGTCCTCTCAGTGTCACTCCCAGAGTCCCAGGTAGCTGCGTTTGTTTGGCCTATGAATGTGCACATATTTTTGTTTCTTCAGTATCAGATTCATCTAGTGGTTTCTTGATGTTCTTTTAAAGTGGTGACTTAATTCTGAATTTCTTGTGTACATGCTGTGATAAGTAGCATGTAGACTGCAATATTGGCTGTTAGAGAAGCGGTTGACTGTTGTATTGAAAATAATGTTTTTGGGATATCTTTTATTTTGTAAGTTAAATTTAGGGTGGTCATTATGTCTGATGCTACAGGCTAGTTGAAGTCCTGAAATTTGAGTGTCCTTAGTCTTGTGCTTGGATTCTGGTGGCACTCTCCACTCTGGTTATCTTTCCTGAAATGTGAGTGTCCGTAGTCTTGTGCTTGGATTCTGGTGGCACTCTCTACTCTGGTTATCTTTTGAGAAGAGATCCCAGGTAGCAGCACTTTGCCTTTTGTTTCTGTTTTCGTCCTTTATTGTCTTGCCAATCTTTGATAAACTCTGGTGTTGTGCTTGATTGTATGTGCAGGGCCCGTGATGTCATAGTGGTAATGGATGCAGTTTTGGCAGCTGTGTGAGTTCTGATCTCCAGGAATGCATAGTTGCCTGCATGGTAGAACTCTATGGGACTAAAACAGGGGAGGAAAGAATCTCGGAGTACAGATAGATGATATGGCGGTTATATGTTGCATTTACACGTTCTGCCGTATGTATATGAATTATTTTGGGAGCTAATGGATTTGTATGTTACGGCTGGTTACCAGCTACACTTCCTATCTGCTTTGTTTGGAGAAGCATAGATTGCATCTTGACACGACTTGCTTTTTGTACCGGTGGCAAGCAGCAACAGGGTTGTATATGTCCAACAGTACCTCTGGATGGGTCTGCGGTCCGCCGCTGAAAGAGGGGCTTTGGAGTTGGACCAATTGCGCTGGAGATCCGAAGGAAATCCACCCCAGGTGCTCCTGAACCTGAAATATGCTGGTCTCGTGTTCTGCCGCTTTGGTTGCTCAGAGCTGATGTACTAACACTAGATGTTTTGTTGGGCTAATGGTTTTTGTgtctgataagccggctgatgatgttttgttgtgagagtaaAATACTGTACCATGGTTCATAAGCAGCGCTGATAAGTTTAATGCTCTGATCTTCCAAACGGGGATAAACTAGGGGTGGTGCCAATTCGTGGTCCAGCTACTAGTTGAAGGTAGTACTTGGGATGCTTTGTTCTTAGCTTGTTACTTGTCCGTTTCTGCGCTTGGGATGATATCTGCACATCCATTGGACGGCAAACGTTTTTTACTCGGCCTGATTGTTCATCAATCTATTTTTGAGTCTCTTTTAATGCTCTGATCAGATGATGAAGAGTCTGAGCTATTGGGTCTGTTCGCTtgctgaattctggaggaatttggatggtttggaggaatgctggatgaatttgtgagaggaaaatactattccgaatgaaaaataagcggatcaatcTGAGTTTAAGGACACAGGGAACggttacattgttcctctcccgTCCGAACATGTCCACGATTCTTTCCTCTCCCGTCCGAACATGTCCACGACAAGAAACAGCTTGTCCCCATTCGATGGACCCAAGCACAAGGAGACGCACCACAACGCTCCAAAGGCCAAACCAGAGTTTTTCTCCGGTTTATTTACACATCCTCCTTGCCTTGGACttggagacttttccctgtgtgcccttataa
It encodes:
- the LOC136538742 gene encoding uncharacterized protein isoform X2 yields the protein MGSRGRMLFDLNELPAEVEEVASVVPKESAAVVPQEATVIASQEAAVVVSQPQKSLPAPTTYGPTLFQPGEGSQSQGILNNNAFKHASIGSGFQPFVRNNKDSNYTKEPMKVEDNQNSSIASPSMVNNQITDSAYPKAETCNQVSQAVEREEGEWSDADGISENAGSSNKDEFTGTASTHLKKESQESESHLIKSGDVTKDDTAAECSDAEMVDVSKDLVHGSTGSENMQNSECKGNQPGDDLDPCNSSKDVKGVEANYALRFASNPAKRPKLNEHKEAMLGKKRTRQTVFINVEDAKQAGTMKTSTPRRQSSFPAPIVTRTVKEASRGAGEKAAEKQNQQAIRDQRQPEMMGSERSNSADPSDQHTESNGDAELGTQGRSKKMNTDEPASDAYQQPVQRQASLKQSMDLKQQKSRSFSSQRTVLTGQNNADQKPASKRSIISKKQTFVNNVQYQDSSVERLIREVTNDKFWHNPEEAELECVPGSFESAEEYIRVFEPLLFEECRAQLYSSYEESLEAVGRDAHVAVRVKTVERRERGWYDVVVLPMHEYKWNFKEGDVAILSFPRPGSAAQSGRSSRRAMGSNEDAESECGRLVGTVRRHMPIDTRDPIGAIIHFYLGDSFDSNSEANVLRKLQPRSTWYLTGLGSLATTQREYVALHAFRRLSGQMQNAILKPSPEHFPKYQEQPPAMPDCFTPNFADHLHRSFNGPQLSAIHWAATHTAAGTSNGVIKKQEPWPFTLVQGPPGTGKTHTVWGMLNVIHLVQYQHYYAALLKKLAPESYKQVSGSTSTSSETVAAGSIDELLQSMDRNLFRTLPKLCPKPRMLVCAPSNAATDELLARVLDRGFIDGEMKVYRPDVARVGVDSQSRAAQAVSVERRTDQLLMKGRDEVIGWLHQLKGREQQLSQEIAYFQRELNMVAAAGRSQGSVGVDPDVLAQRDRNRDILLQKLAASVESRDKVLVEMSRLLILESRFRPGSNFNMEDARASLEASFANEAEIVFTTVSSSGRKLFSRLTHGFDMVVIDEAAQASEVGVLPPLALGAARCVLVGDPQQLPATVISKAAGTLLYSRSLFERFQQAGCPTILLSVQYRMHPQIREFPSKYFYQGRLTDSESVVKLPDEAYYRDALMAPYIFYDMSHGRESHRGGSSSYQNIHEAQFALRLYEHLQKFLKANGAKKVSVGIITPYKLQLKCLQREFKDAMNTEEGKDIYINTVDAFQGQERDVIIMSCVRASNHGVGFVADIRRMNVALTRARRALWVVGNANALMQSEDWASLIADAKARKCFMDLDSIPKDFLPMKVPSNTPGRNSSNNIRNMRTGGGPRPRHLDMFSEPRAGMNMRPDEDEHLNSVTRDGSYRNLDDFGRPGDRPRDNLQFGVPRRPNSSNGRREV
- the LOC136538742 gene encoding uncharacterized protein isoform X1, with translation MGSRGRMLFDLNELPAEVEEVASVVPKESAAVVPQEATVIASQEAAVVVSQPQKSLPAPTTYGPTLFQPGEGSQSQGILNNNAFKHASIGSGFQPFVRNNKDSNYTKEPMKVEDNQNSSIASPSMVNNQITDSAYPKAETCNQVSQAVEREEGEWSDADGISENAGSSNKDEFTGTASTHLKKESQESESHLIKSGDVTKDDTAAECSDAEMVDVSKDLVHGSTGSENMQNSECKGNQPGDDLDPCNSSKDVKGVEANYALRFASNPAKRPKLNEHKEAMLGKKRTRQTVFINVEDAKQAGTMKTSTPRRQSSFPAPIVTRTVKEASRGAGEKAAEKQNQQAIRDQRQPEMMGSERSNSADPSDQHTESNGDAELGTQGRSKKMNTDEPASDAYQQPVQRQASLKQSMDLKQQKSRSFSSQRTVLTGQNNADQKPASKRSIISKKQTFVNNVQYQDSSVERLIREVTNDKFWHNPEEAELECVPGSFESAEEYIRVFEPLLFEECRAQLYSSYEESLEAVGRDAHVAVRVKTVERRERGWYDVVVLPMHEYKWNFKEGDVAILSFPRPGSAAQSGRSSRRAMGSNEDAESECGRLVGTVRRHMPIDTRDPIGAIIHFYLGDSFDSNSSEANVLRKLQPRSTWYLTGLGSLATTQREYVALHAFRRLSGQMQNAILKPSPEHFPKYQEQPPAMPDCFTPNFADHLHRSFNGPQLSAIHWAATHTAAGTSNGVIKKQEPWPFTLVQGPPGTGKTHTVWGMLNVIHLVQYQHYYAALLKKLAPESYKQVSGSTSTSSETVAAGSIDELLQSMDRNLFRTLPKLCPKPRMLVCAPSNAATDELLARVLDRGFIDGEMKVYRPDVARVGVDSQSRAAQAVSVERRTDQLLMKGRDEVIGWLHQLKGREQQLSQEIAYFQRELNMVAAAGRSQGSVGVDPDVLAQRDRNRDILLQKLAASVESRDKVLVEMSRLLILESRFRPGSNFNMEDARASLEASFANEAEIVFTTVSSSGRKLFSRLTHGFDMVVIDEAAQASEVGVLPPLALGAARCVLVGDPQQLPATVISKAAGTLLYSRSLFERFQQAGCPTILLSVQYRMHPQIREFPSKYFYQGRLTDSESVVKLPDEAYYRDALMAPYIFYDMSHGRESHRGGSSSYQNIHEAQFALRLYEHLQKFLKANGAKKVSVGIITPYKLQLKCLQREFKDAMNTEEGKDIYINTVDAFQGQERDVIIMSCVRASNHGVGFVADIRRMNVALTRARRALWVVGNANALMQSEDWASLIADAKARKCFMDLDSIPKDFLPMKVPSNTPGRNSSNNIRNMRTGGGPRPRHLDMFSEPRAGMNMRPDEDEHLNSVTRDGSYRNLDDFGRPGDRPRDNLQFGVPRRPNSSNGRREV